The genomic DNA TATTACCGATTTTTTAGACGATTTGTTATTCTATTTTTAATGAGTTAATTAAATAATTTTGATTCCATGCATACTGAAGGTTTTTTTCAAATTAAAACCAAAATGTTTTAATAATACTTACGGGTTGAATACCTGAAAAAAGGACATAGTAATAATTAAATATTAATGCGGGATGAAAATTGTGAAACTTGAGAGATTCATATCACTGTATATCTTATTACTTTCATTTTGGTTGCTTTTATCCACATCTATGTACTGGTTTCACATATCATTTGGCTTGATCAGTATATTGTTGGTTTCATTATTTACTTATGATATGGTATTTGTAAATGAGAATGGAAAAGATAATATTGAAAAAATATTCAGATTTTTTATTTATCTCCCCTGGATATTATACCAGATAATTATTGCAAACATAGATGTCGCAAAACGTGCTCTTGATCCAAGAATGCCAATAGACCCCGGTCTAATAACATTTAATTCATTTCTGAAAACCGACCTTTCCAAAACAACATTAGCCAATTCAATTACATTAACTCCGGGAACTGTTACAGTAGATATTGATGGTGATGAATTCTTAATCCACGCTATCACCAAGGAAGCAGGTGAGGATCTGCTGGAAGGCACTATGGAAAGAAAAGTTGCTCATGTATTCAAGGAGGATGAATAATGGAGAACATTTTCATAATGGCCAGTTTATTATTGATAATTACCAGTTTTGTTTCATTATACAGGGCCATACACGGCCCGGGAATTTTTAACAGGATCATTGCTGTAAATATTATCGGTACCAAGACGATCCTGATATTGGTCCTTATTGGATTTATCTACGGCAGACCGCATTTTCTGGACCTGGCACTGGTGTATGCACTTCTGAATTTCATGATGACTATAGCAGCAACAAAGTATTGAGGTGAGATCAAATGACAATAATTATATCAAACATTATTTCCGTGGTTTTCATATTTATAGGCCTGTTTTTCATAGTTGCCGGGACTGTGGGGCTCATTAGATTTCCTGATTTTTATTCCAGAATGCATGCTACTGGTAAATGTGATACATTGGGAGTAGGATTAATGATTATAGGTCTTATCATCTATAATGGATTGAATTTTATAAGTGTCAAACTACTGTTCCTTGTTATTTTCATTTTTATAGCCAATCCAGTTGCCACTCATGCTATAGCAAGAGCAGCATATAAAGTAGGTCTGAGACCTTGGAGGCGGGAATAAGATGATCTGGATCATTGACATCGTCATGTTGTTCTTCCTTGTGGTATGTGCTATAGCCGCTATATCTGTCAAGGATCTTTTAAGTGCTGTAATTATTCTTTCACTGTACAGTTTGATCATGGCTATTGTATGGGTAGAACTCCGTGCTGTTGATGTCGCATTTACTGAAGCATCTGTAGGTGCGGGTATTACTACAGTGTTTTTCATTTTTACATTAGTTAAGACCACAGGGAGGTCTGAAGATTGAGGATGCTCCCGTTAATTATCGTGATCATTACAGGGTCCCTGTTAATATGGGCCGGTCAGGATATGCCTGATTTCGGCGACCCGGATGCTCCGGCGCATCATCATGTGGCAGATTGGTATATCGAACACAGCGAAGATGATGTTGCAGTAGAGAACATGGTCACCTCAATTCTTGCTGATTACAGGGGTTATGATACCTTTGGAGAAACCACTGTGATCTTTACAGCAGGTATAGCTGTAATTCTCATTCTCAGGAGGCGGGAAGATTGAGGGAGGAAAATATAATTATCAGGACAGTGATCAGATTGATGGTGCCCTTTATCCAGGTATTCGGCTTATATGTGATATTCCATGGAGGGGGAGGTCCAGGAGGCGGTTTCCAGGGTGGTGTGATAATGGCTGCCAGCATTATCCTGTATGTGATGGCCTTTGGGATTACAGCAGGTAAACAGAGGTTATCTGAAAAAGTAAATATGATCATGCGCAGTACCGGTCTCTATTTATATGGTGGAGCTGGTGTCCTGGCTTTGATATTCGGGGGCAAATTTCTTGATTATGGTGTTGTACCCCTGCCATTGCACGATCCGGCCCATATCCGGGCTTTTATGATAGACGGTGTGGTGGAAGTAGGTGTGGCAATAACAGTGATGGCGGTAATGGTGACCATATTCTTTGAATTGTATCCGGGAGGTACCAGTGATGATTGAAGAGATACTTGTAAAGTACAATTACTGGATCTATGTAGTTTTAATGATGATCGGATTCTATGCCGTTATTGCAAAGAAGAACCTTATAAAAAAAGTAATTGGCCTAAACATTTTTTCTACTGCAATATTTCTTTTTTATATTTCGATAGGGGATATAAGAGCTATACCAGGTAAAATAGTCACTGAACCCATTTACATGCATGGGGAAAATCTTGTTTATGTTAATCCCATCCCCCACGTGCTGATACTTACAGGGATTGTGGTAAGTGTTAGTGTTACAGCAGTGGCCCTGGCTTTGATTATTAAGATACACAAGGAATTCGGGACGATTGAAGAAGAAAAGATACTGGAGATGCAGTCATGATCTATGATGATTTTCCTGCTCTAATTGTAATACTTCCCCTGTTTGCGGCTTTTACTGTTCCGATTATCGGATACTTTAGTAAGAAAACAGTTCCGTATTTCGTATCACTTGCTACATTTATTGCCTTTATAATTTCCATATTCAACCTTCAAACAGTAATGTCCTCAGGTACAATCAGTTACACGATGGGTGGGTGGGAACCGCCATGGGGTATTGAATATAGAATCGACTATCTGAATGCTTTCGTCAGTATAGTGGTAATTTTCATAATATTTATTGTGTCTATATATTCAAGAAAGAGTATTGAAAACGAACTTCCTGGAAAGACTGTTCCATTCTTCATTATATTTTTATTGCTCACCGCCGGGCTTGAAGGTTTGATAGTCACAGGTGATATTTTCAATGTATATGTATTTCTTGAAATATCTTCTCTGGCCGCCTATGCCCTCATAGCTGTGGGATCTAACAGGAATGCACTCATGGCCAGTCTGAATTACCTGATAATAGGGACCGTGTCTGCTTCCTTTATTTTACTGGGAATAGGATATCTTTACATGGTTACAGGGACGCTGAATATGGCGGATATGGCAAACATTCTGCCAGCAGCTTTTGATGAGAGACCCAAAGTTGTATTGGCTGCTTTTGCGTTTTTCCTGGTTGGATTCAGTATTAAGGTGGGATTGTTCCCCCTGCACACATGGATGCCTGATGCTTATTCCCAGGCGCCTTCGGCTGTAAGTGCACTTTTAGCTTCCACTTTTACTAAAGTAGCAGCATATGTAATGATCCGTTTTATGATCACCATTTTCAAACCGGATTTCATTATTTCAACAGTAAATGCAAATATAATCCTGGCCTGGCTTGCAGCCATTGCGATCATTGCAGGGTCGGTACTGGCCATTGCCCAGACCGATTTCAAAAGAATGCTGGCATATTCCAGTGTGAGCCAGATAGGATACATCATCCTGGGTATTGCCCTGGTAAACCAGGTCGCAATGACTGGTGGTATCATACATATCATGAACCACGGTATCATGAAGGCTGCTTTGTTTATGGTGGCAGGTGCCATCATCTATAAGACCGGCATTCGTAATATCAATGATTTTAAAGGTCTCGGCAAGACCATGCCGTACACATCTGCGGCATTTACCCTGGTGGCATTATCCATGATAGGCGTCCCGCCCACCGTGGGATTTGTAAGCAAATGGTACCTGGCATGGGGTGCCATGATAGCAGATCAATGGATTTTCGTTGGTGTAATTATGTTGAGCAGTTTGTTGAACATCGTATATTTCTGGAGGGTGTTTGAGAATATGTATTTCTATAGGGCAGAAGGGGGCAAGGTGGATGAAGTGCCACTTAGTATGCTTCTTCCCATATTGATACTGGCGGCATTGACGTTCTTGTTAGGGCTGCTGGCATTGTATCCCCTTAATGAAATAATGGCACCAATGGTTCAGATATTATTACCCGGCTAGGAGACATAAACATGGAGACAATACTTACAATAAAACCATTAATTGCGGTCCTGGTGCCATTTATTTGCGCGATCCTGATCATAATCTTTTCCAAACGTCCCAATATCAGGGAAGGATGGTCCGTTGGTGCAGGAGCTATATTATTTCTGATTGTTCTTTCCATGCTCCCCGACATATTAGCAGGTAGCGTAATTCAATTCACAGTTATAGAAATGCTTCCCAACCTGCCTATAAAGTTCAAAGTGGATGCATTTGGGGAACTGTTCGGCCTGACATCATCATTCTTGTGGATATTCACCACTTTTTATTCCATAGGCTATATGCGTGGTTTAAAAGAACATGCACAGACCAGGTACTTCTTCTGTTTTGCTATTGCTATTCTGGGTGCCATAGGGATCGCATTCTCAGCAAACCTGTTCACTCTGTTCATCTTCTATGAAGTACTTACAGTTTCAACTTATCCGCTCGTGGCTCATAACGAAAATGCTGAAGCCAGAAGTGGAGCTAGAAAATACCTGTTATATCTAATGACAGCTGGGATATTCCTGTTCTTCTCTGTTGTTGCTGTCTATTTCTATACAGGTACTACCGATTTCGAATTTAACGGGTTTTTAGACGGTCATGGAATACCTGTTATTATGCTGAAGATACTCTTTGTCACGTTTATGATCGGCTCGGCAAAAGCGGCATTTATGCCCCTCCATTCATGGTTGCCTTCAGCAATGGTAGCACCCACACCCGTATCTGCCCTACTGCATGCAGTGGCTGTAGTAAAAGCAGGCGTTTTCACAGCAACAAGGGTGATACTCTATGTGTTTGGAGTAGACCTGATGGGAGATTTGGGACTTGGACTGATAATGGCGTATTTCGTATGCTTTACCATTATTGTAGCTTCCTTTTATGCCTTGACACATGATAACTTAAAAAGAAGACTAGCCTATTCAACTGTAAGCCAGTTGTCCTACATCTTGTTAGGTGTTTCCATGCTTACACCAGACGGTATCACAGGTGGTATGCTCCATATACCTTATCATGCTTTTATGAAGATCACATTATTCATGTGTGCAGGTGCTATCATCGTTACTACAAAGATAGAGAATATCAGTGAGATGAATGGAATTGGCAGGAAGATGCCGATAACCATGCTGGCCTTTACCGTAGGTGCATTGGGTATGGCCGGAGCCCCGCCAGTAGCCGGGTTTGTTAGTAAATGGTTCCTGCTCCTGGGCTCGTTGGAACTACACCAATTACCTATTCTGATAGTACTCTTAGCAAGTGCTTTGCTTAACGTAGCATATTTCTTCCCTGTGATATATATAGCTTTTTTTAAAGAACCTGAAAAAGAGCTGACATTCGGAGAAGCACATCCGTTTATGCTGGTTCCACTAACACTAACTGCAATTGGGTCATTGATTTTAGGAATTTGGCCTGATGCACCATATCTGTTTTTGGAACTCGTCAATGTTGCTGTTCAAAATGTAACTGCAGGAGTGATCTGATATGGGATTTCTGGATGAAAAAAAGAATCTGGGTTTACTTAAAAAATTGTTCTATTCAAGCCTGATCGTATTGATCCTGCTGGAGATTATTCTTATGGGGATAAGGGAAACACACATATCATTAGCTCATATTGCGGAATTCCCTGCATTTCATGCAATCTATGGATTTGTCGGGTGTGTGATAATGGTATTTGTGGTCAAGTTCCTGGGTCATGAATGGCTTATGAAGGAGGAGGAGTATTATGATTGACTGGGTCCCACCTGCTGCCATATTTATCCTTGGAGCACTATTAATACCGCTTTTCAAAGGCAAGGCCAGACAGTTGTATGTACTTATCATACCGGTGATCGCATTAGCAAATCTGCTAGTCATGGAATCAGGGACCAAATGGACAGTAGGGTACCTGAAATATGACCTTATATTTGGCCAGGTAGACAAATTAAGCATGGTCTTTGGATATGTATTTGTCATTATGGCCTTTATCGGTGTACTGTATTCCCTGCACGTTAGAGAGCATGGTCATTTTGTTGCTGCATTCTTATATCTTGGAAGTGCTCTGGGTGTTGTGTTTTCCGGGGATTTGTTCTCGTTGTTCATTTTCTGGGAGATCATGGCCTTCTCGTCTGTATTTTTAATTTGGTTCCAAAAGGAAAAAGCATCCATTGATGCAGGTTTCAGATATATACTGGTCCATACTGCCGGGGGTTTAGCCCTGCTTGCAGGAATTGTACTGAGAGTAATGGAAACGGGCTCGCTTGAGTTCGGTCATATCGGGCTCGACGGACTGGATACATATCTGATACTTATAGGTTTTATTTTGAATGCAGCAGTCCCCCCCCTCCATGCATGGCTGGCAGATGCATATCCTGAAGCAACCATTGTTGGTGCTGTGTTCTTATCTGCATTTACCACCAAAACAGCAGTATATGTATTGTTGAGGGCATATTCCGGAACTGAGATCCTTATGTGGCTGGGTGCTATTATGGCGATTTTTGGTGTGTGTTATGCAGTGCTGGAGAACGATATTCGAAGGATACTGGGTTATCATATCATAAGTCAGGTGGGCTATATGGTGTGCGGTGTGGGTATCGGGACATATATGGCAATAAACGGCTCAGCCGCACATGCTTTTGCCCACATACTCTATAAAGGTCTCCTGTTCATGTCCACTGGTGCAATAATCTATTCTACAGGTCTACGAAAACTCACTGATCTGGGTGGATTGTATAAAAAAATGCCAATAACACTGGTAATGTACATGGTGGCCGG from Methanosarcinales archaeon includes the following:
- a CDS encoding Na(+)/H(+) antiporter subunit D, yielding MIDWVPPAAIFILGALLIPLFKGKARQLYVLIIPVIALANLLVMESGTKWTVGYLKYDLIFGQVDKLSMVFGYVFVIMAFIGVLYSLHVREHGHFVAAFLYLGSALGVVFSGDLFSLFIFWEIMAFSSVFLIWFQKEKASIDAGFRYILVHTAGGLALLAGIVLRVMETGSLEFGHIGLDGLDTYLILIGFILNAAVPPLHAWLADAYPEATIVGAVFLSAFTTKTAVYVLLRAYSGTEILMWLGAIMAIFGVCYAVLENDIRRILGYHIISQVGYMVCGVGIGTYMAINGSAAHAFAHILYKGLLFMSTGAIIYSTGLRKLTDLGGLYKKMPITLVMYMVAGFAISGMPLFSGFVSKTMVIASAEHAHQYIIFLMLLLASIGTFLSVGIKLPYFAFFGKDRGIEAKDPPANMLAGMGIAAFLCILIGVYPKVLYDLLPYEVDFQPFTIPHVVGELQLLMFTALGFFLLLKKLQVEPTITLDMDWTYRKGSKLFMWFINEPLARGSQWTVDVSLRIIAFLKWFAKNPVLAIMLYKDRITLHFLGRIGSRTQMDSIRYWEEEKKLYPKNPVKRNPVGDSLLMALIFMSIYVLYYLIML
- a CDS encoding DUF4040 domain-containing protein; translated protein: MIWIIDIVMLFFLVVCAIAAISVKDLLSAVIILSLYSLIMAIVWVELRAVDVAFTEASVGAGITTVFFIFTLVKTTGRSED
- a CDS encoding monovalent cation/H+ antiporter subunit D family protein produces the protein METILTIKPLIAVLVPFICAILIIIFSKRPNIREGWSVGAGAILFLIVLSMLPDILAGSVIQFTVIEMLPNLPIKFKVDAFGELFGLTSSFLWIFTTFYSIGYMRGLKEHAQTRYFFCFAIAILGAIGIAFSANLFTLFIFYEVLTVSTYPLVAHNENAEARSGARKYLLYLMTAGIFLFFSVVAVYFYTGTTDFEFNGFLDGHGIPVIMLKILFVTFMIGSAKAAFMPLHSWLPSAMVAPTPVSALLHAVAVVKAGVFTATRVILYVFGVDLMGDLGLGLIMAYFVCFTIIVASFYALTHDNLKRRLAYSTVSQLSYILLGVSMLTPDGITGGMLHIPYHAFMKITLFMCAGAIIVTTKIENISEMNGIGRKMPITMLAFTVGALGMAGAPPVAGFVSKWFLLLGSLELHQLPILIVLLASALLNVAYFFPVIYIAFFKEPEKELTFGEAHPFMLVPLTLTAIGSLILGIWPDAPYLFLELVNVAVQNVTAGVI
- a CDS encoding cation:proton antiporter subunit C — its product is MIEEILVKYNYWIYVVLMMIGFYAVIAKKNLIKKVIGLNIFSTAIFLFYISIGDIRAIPGKIVTEPIYMHGENLVYVNPIPHVLILTGIVVSVSVTAVALALIIKIHKEFGTIEEEKILEMQS
- a CDS encoding Na+/H+ antiporter subunit E, translated to MYWFHISFGLISILLVSLFTYDMVFVNENGKDNIEKIFRFFIYLPWILYQIIIANIDVAKRALDPRMPIDPGLITFNSFLKTDLSKTTLANSITLTPGTVTVDIDGDEFLIHAITKEAGEDLLEGTMERKVAHVFKEDE
- a CDS encoding Na(+)/H(+) antiporter subunit B, translating into MREENIIIRTVIRLMVPFIQVFGLYVIFHGGGGPGGGFQGGVIMAASIILYVMAFGITAGKQRLSEKVNMIMRSTGLYLYGGAGVLALIFGGKFLDYGVVPLPLHDPAHIRAFMIDGVVEVGVAITVMAVMVTIFFELYPGGTSDD
- a CDS encoding monovalent cation/H+ antiporter subunit D family protein, whose protein sequence is MIYDDFPALIVILPLFAAFTVPIIGYFSKKTVPYFVSLATFIAFIISIFNLQTVMSSGTISYTMGGWEPPWGIEYRIDYLNAFVSIVVIFIIFIVSIYSRKSIENELPGKTVPFFIIFLLLTAGLEGLIVTGDIFNVYVFLEISSLAAYALIAVGSNRNALMASLNYLIIGTVSASFILLGIGYLYMVTGTLNMADMANILPAAFDERPKVVLAAFAFFLVGFSIKVGLFPLHTWMPDAYSQAPSAVSALLASTFTKVAAYVMIRFMITIFKPDFIISTVNANIILAWLAAIAIIAGSVLAIAQTDFKRMLAYSSVSQIGYIILGIALVNQVAMTGGIIHIMNHGIMKAALFMVAGAIIYKTGIRNINDFKGLGKTMPYTSAAFTLVALSMIGVPPTVGFVSKWYLAWGAMIADQWIFVGVIMLSSLLNIVYFWRVFENMYFYRAEGGKVDEVPLSMLLPILILAALTFLLGLLALYPLNEIMAPMVQILLPG
- a CDS encoding monovalent cation/H(+) antiporter subunit G, with protein sequence MTIIISNIISVVFIFIGLFFIVAGTVGLIRFPDFYSRMHATGKCDTLGVGLMIIGLIIYNGLNFISVKLLFLVIFIFIANPVATHAIARAAYKVGLRPWRRE
- a CDS encoding cation:proton antiporter; translated protein: MENIFIMASLLLIITSFVSLYRAIHGPGIFNRIIAVNIIGTKTILILVLIGFIYGRPHFLDLALVYALLNFMMTIAATKY